Proteins co-encoded in one bacterium genomic window:
- a CDS encoding hydroxymethylglutaryl-CoA lyase: MSRRVPPRVRVFEVGPRDGLQNETAVLALDDKVEFVRRLAACGLPQIEAGAFVREDRVPQMAGTDALVRRLTRGDTGRPAMAAGDRPVLSALVPNRRGMERALAAGVREVAVFTAASDAFARHNINMTVAESLARFRDVVAMARGAAMRARAYVSTAWWCPYSGRVPPAAARRVASALAEMGCYEIALSDTIGAATPGEVAALVEQVAGDISIARVAVHLHDTRGTALANVLAALEAGVTTVDAAAGGLGGCPYAPGASGNLATEDLLYMLRGMGVETGVDLDAVAAASRWLAGRIGRSLPSRYLAAGPVVPEGGPAAEAGRAADAKS; encoded by the coding sequence ATGAGCCGGCGCGTCCCACCGCGGGTGCGGGTCTTCGAAGTGGGACCTCGCGACGGCCTCCAGAACGAGACGGCCGTGCTCGCACTCGACGACAAGGTGGAGTTCGTGCGGCGTCTCGCCGCGTGCGGCCTGCCCCAGATCGAAGCGGGCGCGTTCGTTCGGGAGGATCGCGTCCCGCAGATGGCGGGCACGGACGCGCTCGTTCGCCGGCTCACGCGGGGCGACACGGGGCGGCCCGCGATGGCCGCCGGTGACCGGCCCGTGTTGTCCGCGCTGGTGCCGAACCGCCGCGGCATGGAGCGCGCGCTCGCCGCCGGCGTCCGCGAAGTCGCGGTGTTCACCGCGGCGTCCGACGCGTTCGCGCGGCACAACATCAACATGACCGTGGCCGAGTCGCTGGCGCGGTTCCGCGACGTGGTGGCCATGGCGCGCGGCGCCGCGATGCGAGCGCGCGCCTACGTCTCGACGGCGTGGTGGTGTCCGTACAGCGGCCGGGTGCCGCCTGCCGCGGCCCGGCGCGTCGCATCCGCGCTCGCCGAGATGGGCTGCTACGAGATCGCGCTCAGCGACACGATCGGCGCGGCGACGCCGGGCGAAGTCGCCGCGCTCGTCGAGCAGGTGGCGGGGGACATCTCGATCGCGCGCGTCGCCGTCCACCTGCACGACACGCGCGGGACCGCGCTCGCCAACGTGCTCGCGGCGCTCGAGGCCGGCGTCACGACGGTCGACGCGGCCGCGGGCGGGCTCGGCGGCTGCCCCTACGCGCCCGGCGCCTCCGGCAACCTGGCCACGGAGGACCTCCTGTACATGCTGCGCGGCATGGGCGTGGAGACCGGCGTGGATCTCGACGCCGTCGCCGCCGCGTCGCGCTGGCTCGCCGGCCGGATCGGCCGTTCGCTCCCGAGCCGCTACCTCGCCGCCGGACCGGTCGTCCCCGAAGGCGGCCCCGCAGCGGAGGCCGGACGCGCGGCGGACGCGAAGTCGTAG
- a CDS encoding biotin/lipoyl-containing protein yields MTEDGTTRVGGRAIRLRLERLDSTTWCVTGEDGVSHLARATARAGTRWIHLDGQTLAVRAGDAAADGGTGRRTGRRAAHKDTLEVPIPGAVTRVAVREGDIVVAGQPIVVVEAMKMEHVIRAPHGGRVVALRVRQGEQVDAGAVVAELRPVETPGADGERG; encoded by the coding sequence GTGACTGAGGACGGCACGACCCGCGTCGGCGGCCGGGCGATCCGGCTCCGCCTCGAGCGGCTGGACTCCACCACATGGTGCGTCACCGGCGAGGACGGCGTGTCGCACCTCGCGCGGGCCACGGCGCGGGCGGGGACTCGATGGATCCACCTCGACGGCCAAACGCTTGCCGTGCGGGCCGGGGACGCCGCGGCAGATGGAGGCACGGGGCGCCGCACCGGACGCCGCGCGGCGCACAAGGACACGCTGGAGGTCCCGATACCGGGCGCCGTGACGCGGGTCGCCGTACGCGAGGGCGACATCGTCGTCGCCGGACAACCCATCGTCGTCGTCGAGGCGATGAAGATGGAGCACGTGATCCGGGCGCCCCACGGCGGCCGCGTTGTCGCGCTGCGGGTGCGCCAGGGCGAGCAGGTAGACGCCGGCGCGGTCGTGGCGGAACTCCGGCCGGTGGAAACGCCGGGGGCGGACGGGGAGCGCGGATGA